One Longimicrobium sp. DNA segment encodes these proteins:
- a CDS encoding helix-turn-helix domain-containing protein has translation MTYPGDDEAGIVRLAVDAVRARWALPILARLCVEPTQFNQLRRDLAISSKVLTGALRALERDGLVARTAPERPGSTGSYALTPLSAELQPALRALLQWARAHGHEIEQSRIRFDAAAESRSRRERAPGSAPGSPASVPTSEAAA, from the coding sequence ATGACGTACCCCGGCGACGACGAGGCAGGAATCGTCCGGCTGGCGGTGGACGCCGTCCGGGCGCGGTGGGCGCTCCCGATACTGGCGCGCCTGTGCGTGGAACCGACGCAGTTCAACCAGCTGCGGCGCGACCTGGCAATTTCGAGCAAGGTGCTCACCGGGGCGCTGCGGGCGTTGGAGCGCGACGGCCTCGTGGCGCGAACGGCGCCCGAACGCCCCGGCAGTACGGGATCGTACGCCCTCACCCCGCTGAGCGCGGAACTGCAGCCGGCCCTTCGCGCGTTGCTCCAATGGGCGCGGGCGCACGGGCACGAGATCGAGCAGTCACGCATCCGGTTCGACGCGGCGGCGGAGAGCCGATCGCGGAGGGAACGGGCGCCAGGATCTGCGCCTGGAAGCCCGGCTTCGGTGCCCACGTCTGAAGCGGCTGCCTGA
- a CDS encoding VOC family protein, translating into MSDASTDLMPYTRESRALLPDALRLGPVRLAVADLDRAVEFYGGVLGLQVAQRGREGEYQVAHLGTGAGQEDVVVLQEEPGARPAGKHLAHTGLYHVALNYPSRLELARTARRMAEAHLRIGGSDHKTHEAIYLSDPDGNGLELAWDAPREAWPATLAELVEGVSDPLDVRGLLALTGEQPPVPHAEPGLRVGHVHLHVGSMPQARTFYVDLLGFEIQIDLGNGALVSAGRYHHHLGFNTWRGEGAAPRPADVAGLREWRIYLPAADDVEAARQRLESGGVRVVPAGPDAFTTADPWGIPLRVAVDPGAR; encoded by the coding sequence ATGAGCGACGCCAGCACCGATCTGATGCCGTACACCCGCGAGTCGCGCGCCCTGCTCCCGGACGCGCTTCGGCTGGGGCCCGTGCGCCTCGCCGTCGCGGACCTGGACCGCGCCGTCGAGTTCTACGGCGGTGTGCTGGGCCTCCAGGTTGCCCAGCGCGGCCGCGAGGGTGAATACCAGGTGGCGCACCTGGGCACCGGCGCCGGACAGGAAGACGTGGTCGTGCTCCAGGAGGAGCCCGGTGCGCGCCCGGCCGGCAAGCACCTGGCGCACACGGGGCTCTATCACGTGGCGCTCAACTACCCGTCGCGCCTGGAGCTCGCGCGCACCGCGCGCCGCATGGCGGAGGCACACCTCCGAATCGGCGGCTCGGACCACAAGACGCACGAGGCCATCTACCTTTCGGACCCGGACGGCAACGGGCTGGAGCTGGCGTGGGACGCCCCGCGCGAGGCGTGGCCGGCTACGCTGGCGGAGCTGGTGGAAGGGGTCAGTGATCCGCTCGACGTGAGGGGCCTGCTCGCCCTGACCGGCGAACAGCCGCCGGTGCCGCACGCCGAGCCGGGCCTGCGCGTGGGGCACGTGCACCTGCACGTGGGCAGCATGCCGCAGGCGCGCACCTTCTACGTAGACCTCCTGGGCTTCGAGATCCAGATCGACCTGGGGAACGGCGCACTCGTGTCGGCCGGCCGCTACCATCACCACCTCGGCTTCAACACCTGGCGAGGGGAGGGAGCGGCGCCCCGCCCGGCCGACGTCGCAGGGCTTCGCGAGTGGCGCATCTACCTGCCGGCCGCGGACGATGTCGAGGCGGCCCGGCAGCGGCTGGAATCGGGAGGCGTTCGCGTTGTGCCTGCTGGCCCGGATGCCTTCACGACCGCCGACCCCTGGGGCATTCCGCTCCGTGTCGCGGTAGATCCTGGCGCACGATGA
- a CDS encoding DoxX family protein, which yields MTAIASTLTAPQSGRALRASLWAVQILLAGMFAMTGLMKLSQPIDALAASLPWVTTVPEMLVRFIGTAELAGALGLVLPSLTRIQPRLTALAAIGLIAVMLLASAFHASRGEFAMVPMNLVLGAFAAFVAWGRGKAAPIAPRTA from the coding sequence ATGACCGCCATCGCTTCGACCCTCACCGCCCCGCAGTCCGGCCGTGCCCTTCGTGCGTCGCTCTGGGCCGTGCAGATCCTGCTCGCCGGCATGTTCGCCATGACCGGCCTGATGAAGCTGTCGCAGCCCATCGACGCCCTCGCGGCTTCGCTGCCCTGGGTGACCACCGTTCCCGAGATGCTGGTCCGCTTCATCGGCACGGCAGAGTTGGCCGGTGCCCTGGGACTCGTTCTCCCCTCGCTCACCCGCATCCAGCCGCGCCTGACCGCGCTCGCCGCAATCGGCCTGATCGCGGTTATGCTGCTGGCGTCGGCCTTTCACGCCTCGCGCGGCGAGTTCGCGATGGTGCCGATGAACCTGGTGCTGGGTGCGTTCGCCGCCTTTGTGGCCTGGGGCCGCGGCAAGGCGGCGCCGATCGCGCCCCGCACGGCCTGA
- a CDS encoding MarR family winged helix-turn-helix transcriptional regulator — protein MSPEQRAAIALGRVVSRLMYRMEQLLKPYGLTPTQYNVLRILNGAGAEGLCGTDIGGRLLSPVPDMTRLLDRMAEAGLLVRERDPRQRRFVRARLTDAGREMLLETTPVVDGLHREQFRRFSPEQVETLRSLLELFSDPEGPAT, from the coding sequence GTGTCGCCCGAACAGCGGGCGGCGATTGCCCTCGGGCGCGTGGTCAGCCGGCTGATGTACCGGATGGAGCAGCTGCTCAAGCCCTACGGGCTGACGCCCACGCAGTACAACGTGCTCCGCATTCTGAACGGCGCGGGCGCGGAGGGCCTCTGCGGAACGGACATCGGGGGCCGGCTGCTCTCGCCGGTGCCGGACATGACGCGCCTGCTGGACCGCATGGCCGAGGCGGGGCTCCTGGTGCGGGAGCGGGACCCCAGGCAGCGCCGCTTCGTACGGGCAAGGCTCACCGACGCCGGGCGCGAGATGCTGCTGGAGACCACTCCCGTCGTCGACGGCCTGCACCGGGAGCAGTTCCGCCGGTTCTCGCCCGAGCAGGTCGAGACGCTGCGCTCGCTGCTGGAGCTGTTCAGCGATCCCGAGGGCCCGGCCACCTGA
- a CDS encoding MFS transporter gives MSSAVPIQNQQASSVPKPALGLSLLVVATAQLMLVLDDTVANIALPSIQRDLNVAASTLPWIISAYVLSFGALLLFGGRAGDLYGRRRVLRIGLGIFVVASLLGGLGMSGAMLIGARALQGVGAALVAPNVLALIATTFPPGKPRNSAMAVYAAMSAVGMTVGVLLGGVLTGMLSWRWVFWINVPIGVAVLAGTRLLVEGQRSAGRLDLVDALTGAGAMVALAYGVTRGGEHGWGEGVTLGSFAIAAVLLPLFIWLQTRRAHPMLPLALLRDRNRSGSYATVLFIGAGLMATFFLLTQFMQEVQGFSPVMAGLASLPVSVGIVLAAGISSKLLERFSPRAVSVPGLLIAAGAMLWLSGLSAGSSYAGHVLPALFLAYFGLGMGFMPLTLTAVHRVEADRAGVASAMLNTAQQLGAALGVAVLGTISTVAANSRFEGAGRILQDRGVGAEATARASDAMTHGFAAAFMAGAGMLVIAALVVGTTVTTRRAEAAPGVVAAH, from the coding sequence ATGTCCAGCGCCGTTCCCATCCAGAATCAGCAGGCCAGCTCGGTGCCCAAGCCCGCACTCGGCCTCTCCCTGCTCGTAGTGGCGACGGCGCAGCTGATGCTCGTCCTCGACGATACTGTGGCCAACATCGCGCTGCCGAGCATCCAGCGAGACCTGAACGTCGCGGCCTCGACGCTGCCGTGGATCATCAGTGCCTACGTGCTCAGCTTTGGCGCGCTCCTGCTCTTCGGCGGGCGCGCCGGCGACCTGTACGGCCGCCGGCGGGTGCTGCGCATCGGCCTCGGCATCTTCGTCGTGGCGTCGCTGCTGGGGGGCCTGGGGATGAGCGGGGCGATGCTGATCGGCGCGCGGGCCCTCCAGGGCGTGGGGGCCGCCCTGGTGGCGCCCAACGTGCTGGCCCTGATCGCCACCACCTTTCCGCCGGGCAAGCCTCGGAACTCCGCGATGGCGGTCTACGCGGCCATGTCCGCGGTGGGGATGACGGTCGGCGTGCTGCTCGGCGGCGTGCTGACGGGAATGCTGAGCTGGCGCTGGGTCTTCTGGATCAACGTCCCCATCGGCGTGGCGGTTCTCGCCGGAACACGGCTCCTGGTGGAGGGGCAGCGCAGCGCAGGCCGCCTCGACCTCGTGGATGCGCTGACCGGTGCCGGCGCCATGGTCGCGCTCGCGTACGGCGTCACCCGCGGGGGCGAGCACGGGTGGGGCGAGGGCGTGACGCTCGGCTCGTTCGCGATCGCGGCGGTCCTGCTGCCCCTCTTCATCTGGCTGCAGACGCGCCGCGCCCACCCGATGCTGCCGCTGGCACTGCTCCGCGACCGGAACCGCAGCGGGTCGTACGCGACCGTGCTCTTCATCGGCGCCGGACTCATGGCCACGTTCTTCCTCCTGACGCAGTTCATGCAGGAAGTCCAAGGGTTCAGCCCGGTGATGGCGGGGCTGGCGTCGCTGCCGGTCAGCGTGGGGATCGTCCTGGCCGCGGGGATCAGCTCCAAGCTGCTGGAGCGCTTCTCCCCACGCGCGGTGTCCGTCCCCGGCCTGCTGATCGCGGCCGGCGCGATGCTCTGGCTCTCGGGGCTCTCGGCCGGCTCGTCGTACGCGGGGCACGTGCTCCCGGCGCTGTTCCTGGCCTACTTCGGTCTGGGAATGGGGTTCATGCCGCTCACCCTGACCGCGGTGCACCGGGTGGAAGCGGACCGGGCGGGCGTTGCCTCGGCCATGCTCAACACCGCGCAGCAGCTTGGCGCGGCGCTCGGCGTGGCGGTCCTGGGGACGATCTCTACGGTGGCGGCGAACAGCCGGTTCGAGGGAGCCGGCCGGATCCTGCAGGACCGCGGCGTGGGGGCAGAGGCCACGGCGAGGGCGAGCGACGCAATGACCCACGGCTTTGCCGCCGCCTTCATGGCCGGAGCCGGGATGCTGGTGATCGCGGCGCTCGTGGTGGGCACCACCGTCACCACCCGCCGTGCCGAGGCGGCGCCCGGGGTCGTGGCAGCGCACTGA
- a CDS encoding phenylalanine 4-monooxygenase: protein MLVSAEPSIFTEQNWHLYTAEDHAVWELLYARRMADLQRTGSRVFLNGAAAIGLQAECVPDLSDVNRRLEARTGWAAVPVVGFIPARSFFEQLAQRRFPTTVSVRPREQLDYLPEPDIFHDVFGHVPLHADPVFANFLQEFGEVAARVESEEGVRQMARLFWFTVEFGLVREDGEVKVYGSGLISSHGEAANALGPNCDRRPFSLEAVMQQHFEIDRFQDVLFVTESFDQLFEAVEKAKRIVH from the coding sequence ATGCTGGTCAGTGCCGAACCATCGATCTTCACGGAGCAGAACTGGCACCTGTACACCGCGGAGGACCACGCCGTCTGGGAGTTGCTGTACGCGCGGCGGATGGCCGATCTCCAGCGGACGGGGAGCCGCGTGTTTCTGAACGGCGCGGCCGCGATCGGATTGCAGGCCGAGTGCGTGCCCGATCTGAGCGACGTGAACCGCCGGTTGGAGGCGCGCACCGGGTGGGCGGCGGTCCCCGTGGTGGGCTTCATTCCCGCTCGCAGCTTCTTCGAGCAGCTGGCGCAGCGCCGCTTCCCGACCACCGTGTCCGTGCGTCCCCGCGAACAATTGGACTACCTTCCGGAGCCCGACATCTTCCACGACGTCTTTGGCCACGTCCCGCTCCACGCAGACCCGGTGTTCGCCAACTTCCTCCAGGAATTCGGCGAGGTGGCGGCGCGCGTCGAGTCGGAAGAGGGCGTGCGCCAGATGGCGCGGCTCTTCTGGTTCACGGTGGAGTTCGGGCTGGTGCGCGAGGATGGCGAGGTAAAGGTGTACGGCAGCGGCCTCATCAGCTCGCACGGCGAGGCGGCCAACGCGCTGGGACCCAACTGCGACCGGCGGCCGTTCTCGCTGGAGGCGGTGATGCAGCAGCACTTCGAGATCGACCGCTTTCAGGACGTGCTGTTCGTCACGGAATCGTTCGACCAGCTCTTCGAGGCGGTGGAGAAGGCGAAGCGGATCGTCCACTGA